TTAATATAAATTGATTTATTTATGTAAAACTATTGCATTTAATTGGTTCTAATCTATTTAGAAAAGAAAGTAATATTAAGTTCAAATTtacatttaattaaaatttataacAACTCCATCAACGTCTTGCTCGAGTAGTATGTGTATTTTTTAATATCCTATGCGAGGTACCAAAAACTCCATAAGGATTGCGTGATGAAATTCGTAACCAAAATTTGTTTTTTCCATCTTCTCAATTCCTCTCGAACTCGTAATACAACTTCACCATTGGTTTCACCCTAAATCGATATCAAAATCTGAACTAAAGCTATAATTTTTCCAGTTGTTTTCTTATAGTTTGATATTGAAAAAATATCCCAGTTACATTACGGTTATTTTGATTATCGATGTCAGTGCAaaagttttcataaattttgctTCAATAATTAACACTCACTAAACTATTTTGTCGTTGTTTCGTTCCCCTAGCCGGATAACATACTACAAAGTTTCCACATAAAGATAAATATTTATTTACAGTATATTCTGCAGGATTAATATACGATTGACCCGTATCTAAGAAATTATGGGTGTAATAGGTAGAGAAAGTGTGGTTTTGGAAGTGAAAATAGTTGAATTTATAGAAGATGGGATTAAAGTCTTTGGATGCAAAACAACCGTTATTGGCTCAGATAAGCCCGAACGACTCAACGTGAGACGATGGTCATATCAATCACAACCGAGCCTCATCCTTCTCTACGCCGAGCATTTCTGTTTGATTCACTCGTCCCAAGTGGAATCATCATTGACGATATGATAGAATTCTTAGTTACAATTGTTCTCCTAATGGCTTAATCATGTGGAACCCAATTCTCTTCACCTTTGTCAACTTTGTGACAAATAGGGTAAGAAAAAATAAGTGACATATGTCTTTTCGAAACATATCTTAAGGGGGAGTTAATTAATATTTGTGCTCATCGTCCTATCTAAAAAAATTTGACATGTAAAGGCTAAGGAGgagtacatatcaaaaaaaagaagTAATATCACTATATGTTTGAAAAATTATATTGTGCTTAAAAGTGAAAAACGATATTACTCATTGGGATAACAACTATACGCGAAATGAAAGTCATCCATGCAAATTCTGAAGGGTAAGATTATTAAAGTTTTTATCTATCACTATCGAATCTTCGATTACTTATACCCAACCCAACGAACACATGAAGAATAAAATTAAAGTTTCAAGAAATCAAGAAAGCATCATGGCATGTGTACTGAAAGTCAAACTTGTAAAAGTTCATATGTATTTCaaaagttttgtcattaaaattaaaattgatgAAAGGGAGATATTGTTAGAGAGAATGCTTGGTTGAACCTCCACCCATTGATATAGAAAGTATGTTGTTAAATTTAGATGCCAAAACTATTTCTCGATTTATAACCTACTAAAGTTAGCTTCAGTCTAGATTATATTAGGTAGTAAAATCTTAGGTTCATCCAAGTTACTCGAGAAAATTAATGATTGAAGTTTACACGAAGAACTTCATCAAATGTTagtaaaaaaattgatttttctttcaaattatttTCCATTCTATCTATCTATCATAGAAAAATCAAATACTTTAGTAAATAATCGAATTATAAAGATGGTTCTTGTCATAAACTAGATGTTCGGCTGAAGTTTAGTGAAGTTTCGATGTCAAGTTCATGTTTGTTGCTTTTTCGAAACTAACATCAAGTAGATATTCTCCGATGAGTTTCGAAAGTATAGGTTCACAAATCTATTTAAGAAATTTATTTGAAGTTTAAAATTTATACATATTACTATATCAGATTGTGAACCAGTGTTTTAAGTTCGCAAAgcttgaagaaaagaaaattccCTGCACTCAGATTGGTTTGAGTTCGCGAACCTATGTTTTGAGTTCGGGAACCTAGTGGAGAGAAAAAGATTCATGGACCCAAACTTACTTAAGTTCGCAAATCTAGTTTTTGAGTTTGTGAACTTTGATTAGAAAAGATTCTTTTGATACTTTTCTAATTAAGTTTGTTAACCTAAAATCTTAGGTTCGTATATCTAAAGGTACAAACGTCCAAAAACTCCTTTCAACAATTTTTGTACTTTCTGTAATACTCTCACTTTTAGTATGgtgcatgctcaaagatgcgtcaTTTGAATGAGATGAAGCGTCATTTCAAGACAATATTGCGTACTAAGAGGaatattggccaagggccaaaatCCCACCATCATGGTGCATTACGCAGGTTACACTGACCAAGAGGTAATATCGCATTATCATGGTGCATCTCGTCAGTGGTGGCTGCCCGAAGgagatgttgcatcatcatggagGATTACTTCAGTGGGTGACTGGCCGAGAGCATTGTCGCACCATGATAGCGCATCATTCAAGTTGGCCGTCGGGCCAAAACTGGATTTTACACCACCATGGCGCATTACTCAGGATGCATGGaaaaacgaccatgaatagtgaagcaagcatgtcaattggTCCCCAATTtttagttgtaaaaatgtcaataagacatatacagaaagggatagttggttgaaggtgcatataccgTAGATGCACTAGTAAGATTCAAAGCTTAGCCGGTAAAGCCATAATGATGCGTGAAGCGTTACTTACTCGAGAGAGCTtcttgatgcttaggcatcgttGTTGAGGCGCTGAGAAACTAAGGGTGCACCACTATGGTGCAAAATAAAGGAAAGGTCAATGCAAATTCTTGCTTATCATTTGCAAAAGACCACTTGGCCTAAGCGGACTAGGCTATGCTTGGCTTTTGGCATTGCAATACAAGTTGGCTTTAGTTGCTTGTCCCGAAGACTTATGAATTACAGTATGTGCTTCATCCCTTCTTCATAGGGTATGTATGCAGCCGCAATTAGTTGCAGCATTAATGGTCAAGTatttttgtcgctcatatcatctaactgGGGATATGATTGCGATATTTTGGTAACTCGTATCATCTAGCTCGGTATTGCGGTGCAAGCAATGATTGTTTCCATGCTTGATGGGGTGGTaacattccttggatgctcatgaGCCTGACTGATAAATCCTTGGCTCGATCAAAACCGATGCATGCTTTCTGCTCTATGCCAAAGAGAAGTAAGGAAGCAGAAATAAGTTTGCAATGGTCCATGCACAAGTCCAAGGCATGCATTATGCCTGGACGGTACTCAGAAGCCAGTGATGCACTTAAGGAAGCATGCTTGCAAAGGCAAATGGACATGCATTTTCCTGGTGCAACCCTCAAGTCGATGGTCTCCTCTTCAAAAGAAAGCCCTAAATCTCAATTAAATAACCAATTCATCCATTTCTTGATGGATTAATAATTATTTACTAAAAACTCGCTAATAGCATACATTTTATTGAAAATAAATCATATAAAcacaaaacctatatttttctagttcctcttaATTGCGTTGATACACATCACAAAGTACTTTTGATTTAAATGGATAGTGACCAAGTTCAATAATCTTTGTTCATTTGCGAGAAAGAGATCTTGATTTGAAACAATTGGTACTTGACGTTTTGGTCTTTTCTAATTTTGGTAACTTTTGTTGTATATACTTTTATTATATTAACCGTAACAACAAACTAATAGTGATAATATTCTGCAGGAATTGCTCAACTACTACGACAGTAACAATGTCACAACCTCTGGGAATAACCACTACTATTTTAGTGGCGATACATGGAGCATGCTTATGGTGTTTAGAACAACAACATACAATAGATAAAAAATTGACTCACAAAGCCTAGTCAATTTCATCACCAGAGTGATCAAGACACAATGGTGTTTGTGGCATATGATCAAAATGAGAGACCTACTGCAATCTATTCAGCATCGTAGAATGCACTACATCTATAGAGAGGCCAACTATGCGACGGATGCACTAGCAAATCGGGCAGTAGACAGAAGTCGTCGGGGATTCTTTGAAACCACCTTtaggaaatatatataaatacgcGCTTTTTAAGACAATATGTAATTGACGACTCCATGGGTGTGAGGGTAACGTACTCACAcattatttctttttagtttaAATTAATATAATATGCTTCAGATAATAGTGGGACTTTGTTAAAATATGATCTTCTgctattcatcatgttttaaatgGACTTACTGGGTTTGGGATGGAGGATATTTAAATTTGTTTAAAAAGAAATGCTCAATGCAGTGAATTCTAATCTTCTTATATAAAAGCGTACGCACTAGTTACATAACGAACAGATTTAACAGTTAGAAAGAAAGTACGAGTATCAACAAAAATAATGGTAGACACTATGTCCCAACACCACTTAcatgataataaaataataacaaaaacaaaaaattaaaattttgggCCTCAACAAATGGAGGCCCTAGGCAACAGCCTAGCTGGCCTAGTCACTGTGAGAGACTGAGgaagagaagaggaagaggagaaaGATGATAGAGGCGGTGGTGGTGATGAACACACAGGGGAAACCCAGGCTAACGAAATTCTACAATTATGTGGTTTGAAAATCTCACTTTTCTATGTTAAGATTCCGATCTCAAGTTTTCTTTTGTAAGAAGTGCTTTTGGTTAATGGTATTAACGATGGGTGTGTGTTTGATTTTGAAATTAGCCTATGGAGAAGCAGCAAGAGATTGTACGGAGCATCTATGGAGGTTCAATCTCTATCTCTGTTGATTCTGTTTTCTAGACTAAATTACTCAAACCTGATGGATCTGTGGATACCCAAATCATGGGTTAtcatcaaatcttcttcttcttcttcctccacgaaagttttttttcttcttgggcATCAAATGTGTTTAATTATAGAGGAAATTTGGTATATTATTTGTTATTGTTGATTAATTTTTAACTTTTTTGTATCCTGTGTTTTTTTCTCATACAGTCTTGTGTAGTAGAGCTGAGAATGTGAGCAACTTCATTAAAGCTGATTCAATCTTCGGTCCGGTATGTAGCACCGCTAAGATGTCGTAATTTGCCTATTCTTAGTTAGCTGTGCTCATTTATACCTGTTCAATGAAATTATAACATTTAAAACGATGATGTGTGTATAGTTAAGGGGAAAGAGATTGATACTGGAATTTTCTGTTACTACCTTGTAATTGGATAAAACCTAAAAACTGTTTATGAATTGATAACTTGTGACATCTGTGGATTAATGGATAAACGTCATTGATATCGTCATAGTAGCATTTGGATAATGTCACCATTCTCGGATTTGCATTATAGCTTTTTTTTGCCATAATTAGAAgcttcatgctcaaaatttgatttttctctttctttttcttcaggAAACTCGACTAGTATACAAGCACTATGCCACGTTGTACATTGTTTTCGTGTTTGATAGCTCTGAGAACGAGCTAGCTATGCTAGATCTTATTCAAGGTACCTTGCACTATCATTTCCTTTTCTTGTGGAAGAAACTCATTATCCTAAGGTGGAGTGGCCACTCCAGTATAGAGATTCATTTATCTTACATGCATTGAAGGCCTTATCTTTCTGCCATATGTTGATTAACCTGAAGGCTGGGAAACGTTGAGGACGTGATGAGGGATTGTCCATGTTACAAAAAACCTTGTTCACGTCATCCTAAATTAGGCGTGATTTGAGGAATTGACCAGCTTTCCATAGCCATAGGCGTATTTATTTCCTTTGATTGGTATTTATTAGTCTATAACTGCAAGCATTTCACTGGTTGTAGGCTTAGAACATACTAGTTTGTAAGTACTATTATTTTTGTTACATATCTGGTGAGAGGTACTAGATCTAGGGTCTGGTTGACTAATAGGATGAAATTTGACTTATTTCACATGAACTCTTTGTTCCTTTCAGTTTTTGTGGAGACCTTGGACAAGTGCTTCAAGAATGTGTGCGAGCTTGATGTTGTCTTCAATTTTAGCAAGGTCTTCATTCTCTTATATTCATttctattttctgtttttggTAGATAAAAATCTCTTCTAGTTGCATTATTTCGTTTCATACACCTAAGCACATGAGCGTTTGACGCTCAAGACAACTGAGGAAATCAAAGTTCAAGTCTTAAGTAGATAACCATTACAACTGACAAGATAGGGATCTCGGTCCTGTGAGTCCCAACTCTCACCAAATTGAGTATTCTTGCCCTAGTTTAGATTTTAAACTTATGCTCTCTGCTATTTTTGTTTGAATGCAGCACCAAATCTTTTCATTTATTTTCTGGATTCATGTCACTCTGCAGATTCACACAATTTTGAATGAAATCATATTTGGAGGTCAAGTGCTCGAAACAAGCTCGACAGAAGTTATGAAAGCTGTTGAAGAAATCACCAAGTCCTCTTTCCCTCTCTcacacttttttctttttctttcttaaaatatttttgtttttattcatgTTGCCTTTCCATCTTGGGTCATGGTGCTTCTCGTTTGTTTTATTGCAGGTTGGAGAAGGCGTCA
This is a stretch of genomic DNA from Papaver somniferum cultivar HN1 chromosome 1, ASM357369v1, whole genome shotgun sequence. It encodes these proteins:
- the LOC113287926 gene encoding AP-3 complex subunit sigma-like, with protein sequence MIEAVVVMNTQGKPRLTKFYNYVPMEKQQEIVRSIYGVLCSRAENVSNFIKADSIFGPETRLVYKHYATLYIVFVFDSSENELAMLDLIQVFVETLDKCFKNVCELDVVFNFSKIHTILNEIIFGGQVLETSSTEVMKAVEEITKLEKASNAITLPRSVSGWQVR